The following are encoded together in the Bacillus cereus group sp. RP43 genome:
- a CDS encoding DUF3992 domain-containing protein — protein MVKAFLLTVNFVSVIIKVLTVHTKGRECMLVQTIFGMDETKKLGNYVNALQALCEQYDIETDRIAIIEATEEYYLFLVKQEDCYDVVKVETVDTNIDYYTKAYKVSSFNHTSYQM, from the coding sequence ATGGTCAAAGCTTTTTTGTTGACGGTTAATTTTGTAAGCGTTATCATTAAGGTGTTAACAGTACATACAAAGGGGAGAGAGTGTATGTTAGTTCAAACGATATTTGGAATGGATGAAACGAAAAAATTAGGTAACTATGTGAATGCGTTGCAAGCACTTTGTGAACAATATGATATTGAAACAGATCGTATTGCAATTATTGAGGCAACAGAAGAATATTATTTATTTCTAGTGAAGCAAGAAGATTGCTATGATGTTGTAAAAGTAGAAACGGTGGATACGAATATTGATTACTATACGAAAGCTTATAAAGTAAGTAGCTTTAATCATACCTCTTATCAAATGTAA